The Anomalospiza imberbis isolate Cuckoo-Finch-1a 21T00152 chromosome 2, ASM3175350v1, whole genome shotgun sequence nucleotide sequence TGATTTTCAGCACAtcctttaatgttttatttatcaTGTTTTGACaaatgaagggaaagaaatccctATTCCTGTCAGAAAAGCATTAAGCAACTGTCACCTTAGCTTATAGTTGCAGCTTGGATGAAAAGCTGATGCCACTGAATTTCCAAGTGAGTTTTCTGTGCAGAGTGCCACAAGCCAATGAGTACAAAgagtagcaaaaaaaaaaaaaatcctgcatgGATTTATTGAGTATTACTCCAGAGGCTTAGTACTTAATATGAGACTAATATACATCCATCTACTAAATGTTTCAGAAATCAAGCAAGCAGAAAAGCTTAACATTTCTCCTTCTATGTCACAAGCTTGAGGACTGATGTAAATGTCAGTAAGACTGGATCATGTCACTTGAAGAAtccttattttgtttttgtttcagtCTCTCTATATGTCCATTGGTCTGTTGTATTTCAAATACAGTGTCTCCCAAAATGAAAGCAAACCCATGTATTTCTAACACAGAAATGTATGTAACAgaactatatttttttaaattatgcatATGAAACCATAACTTAGTGCGGATGTTTTAAAATCTGTGCAAGATTCACTGATTTGAATTCTTTTGGAAAGCTGAAGATGGATGGAAAAAGCTCGTAAAATGTAAGAGGAGTCTAATTTTAAACCTCTAAAGAGGgattcttttctctcttgagGTATTACATTTACAAATTAAACCACAAGAGACGGACAGAGACTGCGGGtgcagtgggggaaggacaTAGTTACCCTGAACAAGATGAAAATGTAAACACAGCATTAACTAAACCCCAACAGAAGCAGCAATGGGAGTGGTACATTGTGGTTCCAGCAGCTTAACCTGCTGTCATGGTTtcagcccagccagcagccaagccccacaCAGTCGCTTGCTCACCTCCCCCACTAGGCAGGACTGGGGAGAGATTTGAAagggtaaaaggaaaaaaaaatgtgggttGAGACAAAGACAATTTaataaggaaagcaaaagccatgcatgcaagcaaagcaaaccaaGGAATTAATTTGCTGTTTCCCATGGGCTgacaggtgttcagccatctccaggaaagcagggccCCACCACATGAAAGggttacttgggaagacaaaccCCATCACTCCAAATGGTCCCCCCCTTCCTCCCTCTACTTTATATAAAGGTAATGATGTTACaggtatggaatatccctttggtcacttTGAGCTACCTGTCTGTATCTCCTCCTAGCCTCTCATGTACCCCCAACTTCCTTGTCAGTGTGGCACTACAAAAAGCTCTGTGgtggctctgtgtaagccctgctcactGATAACAAAAATATCTCTCTATTGTCAACtttgtgttcagcacaaatccaaaaaataatctcataccagccactgtgaagaaaattaactctatcccagccaaatcCCACACACTTGGGTATTCAAAAAGCAAATCATTACAAGTAAGGGTGAATCAGAGCAGGAATTTCTTCTAGTCCAGGCTTTCTTGACAAGGAATTCAGGATTAGTGTCAGAGAATCTGGCAAAAGGAAAGATGAAATTGGGAGGAGGATTTTCTGTACTCCACATTTCCTCAAGAGGCTATTTGCTGTCACAAATGACATGCAACATCAGTCTTGTGTGCTTTGCATGCCCCCTTCTTCCCTGCAGAAGACTCTAAATGAACCACCCATCGTTCTTCTTCTGCTTGTTGTGGTGAACATCTTCATTACTGAAAACAATGTCAAGGAGACCTACCCTTTTTGGAAAGTTCTTGTAGGCACATAATCAGTAAGTCTGGTGTCTTTCAACTCCGATTCAAGAGGTGCCTGCATTTGGAGGCACTTGTGTTTTACTGACAGTAGTATTCCACAAATGCTACTTCAGTCAGGCTGTGAATGCTGACACTGTTTTGCATTTGGCAGCATCTAGGCATGCATTTTTTATCTCCTTCTTATCAAGATGTTCTCTCAGAAAAAGCAAGTACAGAAGAAAGTATGTTTGAGATTAACATAAACCAAAATGTGAGATAAAATATTAGATAGCTTTATGACCAGTGTGATAGATTTAATGGAAATTTTCACCTATATTCCTACCTTCCTAAGTACCTGTCATTTCTATAGGAATAGCATCTAGGGGCCTGTGATAGCAAATATCTTTCACTTGCAAAGGTATATTGTTAGAGCTCTGTGGTAACTCTGATACAGACAacagttttctgtttgttttgagaAGTATAGAGTTGTTAGGCACAAAGGGATGCTACTTGAGCAGGATTTTTGAGGCAACAGACTTCATGAATAAACATTTGCTATGCTAAGTCACAGACAGATGAGTTGAAATAGAGAGCattaaggcttttttttccaagagttATGTGACAGTGAGTGCTTTTTCAAGTTAGCCTAAAAAATGAAGAATTAGTTTCATTCTTGATAGAACTCCCCTGACAAGAACTGAATTTCTTTTGCAACAGATTTGGCTCAAAGGACTTTTTGCAATTGTGCCCATCTGATGATCACTTCACTACTTGAAACATGCTTGCTCTGTGTCATGTGCATGATGTATGTACATCTTTGATTTCTTTGCAATTCtaattttcttgttcttttacGATTCCAACAACTCAGCTGGAAGCAACATTAATCAATACAATTTTCTTGATACTGACTCTCACCACTTATGGATATTTTTAGCTGACATTTGAAGCACTATGTCAAATATATCAGATCAAGAAAGAACCTCAATAAGCCCCCAGTGAGATCCCTTTTTGTGGATCTGCACTCGGGTTTTTCTCAGTTGATTATCTCTTTACTGCACTGCAACCTCCAGTAGAGACTTCACATTTGCCAGGTCTCAGGAATCATCAATGATTCAGAGAAGTTTTTCAGTAAAAGCCTCTCTCAGGACACACAGTTTTTTGTCAGAATGGTTATTTCCAGCTATAGAGTTTGAGGAACTGACCAGTTACACTGCTCATGGCCTATGACCACACAAACTAAAGCTCTTTTTAAACAAGATACTAGGTTAAGTGACACCAACTGGCGCCTGTGGTTTTTAATCTAACCTCCTACAGCAGGGCTGCCTTGCAACAAGATACTTGGAATAAACCATGCAGGTGATGAGAGTCCACAAGCAGGAGTGTGCCTGAGCCCACCCTCTGCCTGTAATTAAGCAGTAGAGATGTGCCCACAGTTTTTGGCTGACTTGGCCTGGCACCTCTTCAGCCCTTATTGTAACTCTCCACAGAACATACTGTAGATCTATCCTCTGCCTTTCTGGGCATTTGTTGCCATTTCTTCACTTTTTCAATTCTGTCCTTTGTGAAATTGTCTCCCTGTACTTGCAGCTTAACAAAAGCGAGCAGTGAGATGTGGGttctttcctgcagctgctgaatgCTACCATGCTGCTTAAAATAAATACACTAAACTATGAGCTATTGCATCTGCCAAGAAAGATCCATGAAAAGCAGACAGTGAAAGCATGGGTCTGCTTTGCAGACTGCAAAACTGAAAGTAATTTTGCAGAATTACAGATGATGAAAATAagacagctgcaaacagaacattttttaataacttaCATTTTGCAGAAACTGAAGCTCaatagtttttttcttcttggtagaagagggcttctccagcctgtaAACCAGTCCAAGCAAGTGCAATTTTCCCTGGTCCTCATGTTTCTTTCCTTATATTCTATTTATATTACAAATATAGTGAGAGTCATTGAATGCATGTTCTCCTTTCCctaagttgaaaaaaaaaaattaaaatccagcCCTTATTTGAAATGGATCACAGTTTAGTTGGGGGGCAAAAATGTCAGAAGATATTGTGCACTACAGAAATCAAGGTTATGACATCTAGAGTAGATACATGGATTTAGCTCAAGAAGAATCTATGGACTAGTGTTCTCACACAGACATCCACTGAATTTCAACTTGTGATATGTGATTTTCTCAATGTTACAGTAACATAGGAGGTGTGATAATGAATAGACTACAGAGCAATCTGGACAGGAGGGATTGATGGGCCAAGGTCAATGGTGTGAGGTTCAGTAAGGCAAAATGCCAAGTCCTGCACTTGGGCCACAAGAACCCCgtgcagcactacaggcttggggcagagtggctgggaAGCTGCCCACTGGAAAAGAACCCAGGGGTGCTGGTTAACAATAGTCAGTGTTATGATTTAAttgacatggtggtgtttgCTCAAAGATGCCATGATCTTGGATGTCTTTTTCAAGTTTAATGACTCTAGGTGTCTGAGTATCAGAAAACCATTCAGCAGAGAAAAGGTAGCTGCTCCAAGATAGGAAGATGTCACTCTGGTAAAACATGATGATTTGGAGGGAGGCAAGACTTTtcagaaagtaattttaatgGATTCAGTGCACTCAAGGAAATTCTATCAAACTAAATGATATTTTTAGTTGATTAATATATCATTTGTGATCTGTGATTTATGTCCCTAACTTCTGTTTTGACATATTGTTTTTTTCACTTGACATTTCTCCTCTAGGTTTTCAAGCCAAGTGTTCATGATATGATCCAGCTGGCTTACAGGGATCAACAGCCTACTTGTGAATAATGGTTAAAAACGAATCCCACCTGGACGCTTTGACGCTGGCAATGCTCCAGAATAAAACAGTCTCCATCACCCTCCCAATTGTGTATACAGTGGTGGCTCTGGTCAGCATCCCTGGAAACTTGTTCTCCCTTTGGGTGCTCTGTTGGCACATCAAACCCAAAACACCTTCTGTTATCTTCATGATCAACTTAAGCATCACAGACCTTATGCTGGCCAGCTGTTTCCCCTTCCAGATTTCTTATCACCTCCAAAGCAATCACTGGAGATTTGGCAAGACTCTTTGCAGCCTTGTGACAGTGATGTTCTATTCCAACATGTATTCTTCCATACTGACCATGACCTTTATCAGCATGGAGCGGTACATGGGTGTGGTACACCCCTTGAAGTTGAGCaagtggagaagaaaaagatatGCCTTGGCTGCCTGCCTAGCTATGTGGTTTTCCTTGCTACTAGCCTTCTACCCACTAGAAACTACAGACCTGACCTATGAAGTGAAAGAATTAGGGATTATAACCTGTTTTGATGTCCTAAAATGGGATATGCTGCCCACCTTTGGAGCTTGGGTAGCCTTTCTCCTCACTTTATTTGTTGTGCTGTTCCTGATCCCTTTTGTTGTAACAGTTGGATGCTACATTGGTATCATTAGGAAGCTAATTCAGACATCAAGCAGATATGGTAATAAGCAAAAGACTAGATCCATATACCTGGCGACAGTTGTCCTTCTGTCCTTCATCACTTGCTTCGCCCCCAATAACTTTATCCTATTTGCACATATGATCAGCCGCCTATTTTACAGCAGCAGTTTGTACCCTGCCTACAAGCTCACCTTGTGCCTCAGTTGCTTCAACAACTGCATAGATCCCttcatttattattttgcaTCAAAAGAATTTTACCAGAAATTCATGCAATTGTTTCGCCCTAAGGTACTGCTCAGTGACAGCTTGGAAAACAGAAGGGAAAGTTTATTCTCTGGCAGGACCATGTCAGCCAGATCGATGTCAAGTGGACCTATGGATGGGTTAGAGGGAGTAAATGTCAATTTGCAAAGGCAGGAAAGTGTTTTTTAGCTTTAGATATTCCCAGAAGAAAGATACCTGTGAAACTCATGAGTagacacagaaaacatttccttttcaaagGCCACACTCAAAATACCTTGCTCCAGGGGCAGAACTCAAGCTGCACTTAAATTgcatttcagcattttctgGTCATGGAAATGCTAAAGGAACTGAATTTATTCAAGAAGGCACTGAAGCAAATCAAACAAGGTTAGCCTGGAAATAACATTGCTGCATAAGTCTGAGGGATAGGTTTAGAACAGTTAATCTCAGGTTTTATGATAGTTAACCAAAGACTTGTGACTCTCAGTGAATGTGAAATATTACTGTACATGAATTAGAGAATACACCAAAGCTGGTTTGGAAGTAATGGAGTTGTTTTTCTAAGCAATGTGCTAagcttggtttttctttttgttttttgattatatttctttctctcttgttgtatttttataaaaggaagaataaaagtAGCATGGTATTTTACCATTAAGGCATAATGCACAGCCACCTTGAAATTACAACACTCACCCAACTGCTTTTCAGAGTCAAACCACGCTGACACTTGAAAAGGTTAGGTTGACTcatattatttatttcaatCTTATACAGCAAAACATCTCATACAATGAAAGGAAAGCTAACACTGTTTGCAAATACTGCTGCATTTCTTGAAGTTATTAATTTCTTAGGACTGTGTGGAGCATTTTATTTAAGGAAACAGACTTTCCCACATTAATCTATTACAGTATGAATGCTGCTTGTATGTGGTTAGTATCAACTAGTCATTTTCACCAATTCACTGTAAGTTACACATAGAAGAACCATCCCCCTCAGCAGAATTTAGCTTTACATAGTGCCTGgggagtgatttttttttttcttccttacagAGATGGTGTAGATTATAAATCAGATTTTCAACTAGATAAATGAAAATTCAACCACAGACTGGAGAGTCACTCTGTGCCAGCAGAAACCAGATAGAAATTTTTCCCGATGGCCAGATGTCAGAAACAGACTTCTTTAAGGCAAGCAAGAAGAAAgtagaaaagaaagaggaaaataaggTTTGAGAAGGGGAGCTGTGCCAAACATCCTGAAAATAAGTTATGGCAGGTGGATTGAGCAGTGCAGTGTTTGGAGCCCTCCTCTGAAATATCTTTCTACAGCCTGTTTGCCTATTCCGTGCCATGTTTAATCCTTTGCACATCTCAACAACTGCCCGTGTGCCTGGAAAGACAACTGCTACAGAACATGCACTGGGGACAGACAAAAGATAAATTTTTCCTGTAGTATTTACAGCTTTTTACCTACATTTGACTCTCACTGACAGGAGAGACACAAACCACCTGAGAAGACCAGACAAGACCGCCTCACAAACAAGACAAAAATACACCATATCCTTTTGCTGCgcttcagctgcagccaggACTGAGGAAGAAGCTGTCCACAGCGTTGTAGATAGTTGGTTGAGACATCTCATGCTGCACTAATTCCTGTGCCTAAGTAATAGGCGACACCCAAGGCCCTTAAAATTTGCCATTTTTCTCTGGGTATCTCATGATTACAAACCAATTTTCCACCACTAACTACCATCAATTTCTTCACAGTGGAGGGTggaaaaccaaaacacacacagTGAGATATTTGAATGTCCTATCTTCTGCTAAAGTATTGTCAGTTTTTGGAGCAGAATAAATGTGAGTGGACCTAGCACTACCATTTACAAGACAATGTGAACATTCAATGCTTTGGGGAATTTCACAGTGTTAGTTTTAATTAATCTGCACATTTTCTGTGTACAAGGCCAATTTTTGTGATACGTAACTCACCTAAACGCTCCCATCAATTTGCTTGGAAGCTACCCCTCACTATTCACTTTCACATGATTCTAGCTATCTCATTATCACAATTGTTTAATTGCTTTCTGCACTTTGTTGTGGCATAACATTTTTTGAAGTTTATActgaaatctctctcctttttctttttttttaacatggaaatatttttacattgaAAGCCTTTACTTCTCCTACATCTAATCTAACTGTGACTCTATTTTATCTTGAACATGGTCCTCAAGTGCATAGTTCCTCCTAAAATATGCTGCAAAGTGCCTGAACTATAACTGACACAAAATAGAGCCAAAAGGGCAGAAACCTTGCACTTTGGACATCAACTgctatattttgaaaaatagtGAATTACTCCTTTCAAGTGAGAAAAGATACTGACAACAACTGAAAATGTTCTCTCCAAACTCATGCAGCTCTTCACAACCCTTCATCTCtcttctgaaaatgtttaaaaaggaaCAGGAAGGATGCCTCATTTGAGTATACTTCATGCCTTTTCACTAACTAGCCTCTAGTTAGCTCATATTCCTGTTTGGGTCAGTGGGATTGTTCCTTGAGAAAGGAATATAAAAATGCACTCATTAACAGCAATCCTTTGATTCCGATGGCATATACCATGAAGTCTTGGAAGTCTTTATTAGAAAGGAAGAGAATAAATTATCAttaaaataagcccatcatacTGTTCTTTGATCCTGGAAATATATCCTTCTGGAGCACCGTGAGAATAATAGCTTCCACCCTCCTTGATCAATGAGTGTAAGTTAACATCCATATACACGTATACATATAAATAAagacatataaataaatatacattgCAACTTGTGAAGTTATTGAAAAGTTCATGTCCATATTATGTTCAATTTGGGGAATATAGGCCCTGGGCAACTTGCTTACTTGTAAGCATTACTATGTAGTTACTGTAATATTACTGCAAAGGCAAGAATGTAAAggcttctgtttgttttcagggTTGGGAGGGGAGTCTGtgttttgtgttattttttaaattactgtataGAATTTAACCTATGAATGTGCTCGAACTTTTTTGTATATataatgataaaaaaattaaaaaaaataaaaagtacatGATTTAAGattcatttctgtgttttatgtGCCATGCGTGAAAAACTTGCAAGCATAGAAGAGGGCAGGGAAACCAggttatgaaataaaattattctgtttcTCATTGttattgtggattttttttcagtatttttcagatttctttaCAGAACAGATACAATATATTAGAACCTGGCATTGTCATAGACCCTTCacacaaattttaaaagtatttaaaagtaGTTTAATGAGATTTTGTCTAATTTGAATCCTTCTCCTTGCCCAATAGGTGCACtgatacatatattttttttaatttctatgcATTTCTGAAGGAGCCTAGCAGTCAGAGCCTGTCCCACCCCCATCCTGAGCAGGGCATTGGaggaaactgggaatggacaGTCAGggtcatggaatcatagaatcatagaatatatCAActtggaaaggacccacaaggatcatcgagtcaagttcctggccctgcacaggaccatcctCAAGAGTGTGCCATGTGCCCAGGAgtattgtccaaacacttcttgaactctgtcaggctggtgctgtgaccatatccctggggaacctgttccagtgcccaaacaccaTCAGGgtaaagaatattttcctgatatccaacctaaccCTCACCTGACACAACTTCACGCCGATCCCTTGGGTCCTATCCCTGGTCGTCAGAGAGAGGAGGTCAGTGCCTGCCCCTTGGCTTCCCCTCAaaaggaagttgtaactgcagtttcctcttctccaggctgagcagaccaagtgccctcagctgctcctcataaaaCTTCCCCTCTACACACTTCACTATCTTTGTAGTGCTCCTTCGGATGTTTTCTAAGAACTTCATGTCTTTCCCATATTGTGACACCCAAGATGCAAGATAAGGCCAcaccagcacagagaaaagcaggacaATCAACTTGCTCCACCAGCTCATGATGCTGTGCTTTCATAAATGTTCCCTAGACTATGTtccattttgggttcattttcTGTTTGGCTACATATATGCTAATATGTGAGAGGGCCAGAGACTATCCTGAAGTCAACTCATcactttttgtcattttttctagtttaaattctttaaaataatatgaGGTCTACGTTGATACCCACCGGGGTGTTATTTCTCTAAGGTGATGGTTAGGGTATGTGCTTACCCAAAGATGGGAGGGATAGCTCAAATGTGTGTGAAATTCAGTTGGTAAGTGTGAAATAATGCACACAGGGAAACCCAATAACAGCTTTGTGTATAAAATGATGTTGCTTGTCAGTGACTAAGTTAATCATAATCCATAATTCCATTCATCAGCTCAGCATCATAGAAATCCATGGTTCACCCATCCCTAGTTTACTCTCTGCACTTTTGGCCTCTGTCACAGATAGGATCAACAAGGACTAGAAAACACCAAGGTAAGAGCATATGGTATGCtctgagaaattaatttaaaatcttaaaagttAAATAGTTTAGGACTGCTCATCTCAGAAGATAGACAATATTAGGTAGGTAGGAAAAAGGCCTCCAAAATCCTCAATGAAGTGCAAAAGCTGATTTGGATGACTTACACTGCCTTTGACCAATAATTGGTGAACAACACATTAAGCTAATGAGATCTAGGCTTAAAACTAGATCAAGTTCATATCTCTTCTTACAACTCATAGCATAATTAGAAAACACTTTGCCAAGAATGTTGTGGATGCACATAGTACACTGGTCCACAGAAACTGGAAAAGAACATGGAAAAGAAATCTGTTGTAGGTTATTAAACAGGTAAACCACCACAGGCCCAGGAAGGCCTCAAGGATTAAAATTGTCACAGGCTGGAGGAGTACTAAGAGGAAGTCATGGGATGTAATTGCCCTGTTCTCCCTTCTCTTGAAATGCCAGTGTTTGAGGCAGGACACCATAAGCAAGACAGCCCCTTGGCTCCACTCTGGTCCATCTCACACTCCCAGTTAAGCCCTGCCAGAACCACCTTGGTGCCTGGCCTCTTCCACCCTGCCTGCTGGGGTGCTGCCAAGAAGGGATTCAGCAGGAAATTCAGCCTGCTACCATCTTGGAAGAGGCTATTCCATAGTCAGGGGAGCCTGGGACACAAGCTTGAGCATCTGTCATTTAGCCCCTTTGACaggtcacagaatcacaggatggctGAGGCTGGAGAGACCTCTGGAGGTCACCATGTCCAACGCCCCTAACCAAGCGATCTCTCACAATTTGGTAAAGATGAACTTGTGTCTT carries:
- the P2RY8 gene encoding P2Y purinoceptor 8 → MVKNESHLDALTLAMLQNKTVSITLPIVYTVVALVSIPGNLFSLWVLCWHIKPKTPSVIFMINLSITDLMLASCFPFQISYHLQSNHWRFGKTLCSLVTVMFYSNMYSSILTMTFISMERYMGVVHPLKLSKWRRKRYALAACLAMWFSLLLAFYPLETTDLTYEVKELGIITCFDVLKWDMLPTFGAWVAFLLTLFVVLFLIPFVVTVGCYIGIIRKLIQTSSRYGNKQKTRSIYLATVVLLSFITCFAPNNFILFAHMISRLFYSSSLYPAYKLTLCLSCFNNCIDPFIYYFASKEFYQKFMQLFRPKVLLSDSLENRRESLFSGRTMSARSMSSGPMDGLEGVNVNLQRQESVF